In one Candidatus Binatia bacterium genomic region, the following are encoded:
- a CDS encoding NAD(P)-binding domain-containing protein — MQPLLAILGAGPMGIEAALEASRSGFRVVVYEAGRVGEHLRRFAHVRLFTPFAMNATPSGREALLRAGAALPEDGTLLTAGALAERYLEPLARVLAPSVEVREYHKVTHVGRDGASKGSPLTRGGVPRRSLPFLLRVERAEGGV, encoded by the coding sequence ATGCAACCCCTGCTGGCCATCCTGGGCGCCGGGCCCATGGGCATCGAGGCCGCGCTCGAGGCCTCGCGCTCCGGATTCCGGGTCGTGGTCTACGAAGCCGGCAGGGTCGGCGAGCATCTGCGCCGCTTCGCTCACGTACGGCTGTTCACCCCCTTCGCCATGAACGCGACGCCGTCGGGCCGGGAGGCGCTGCTCCGCGCGGGGGCGGCTCTTCCGGAGGACGGCACCCTCCTCACGGCTGGGGCGCTGGCGGAGCGCTATCTGGAGCCGCTCGCCCGGGTCCTGGCGCCTTCGGTCGAGGTGCGCGAATACCATAAGGTCACGCACGTCGGCCGGGACGGCGCCTCGAAAGGATCGCCGCTGACGAGAGGCGGCGTCCCGCGCCGATCGCTGCCGTTCCTGCTTCGCGTCGAGCGCGCCGAAGGGGGCGTC
- a CDS encoding metallopeptidase family protein, which produces MPSPSRLDELMREGEEALDAGEFETALERFEAVLAGDPEHWGAALDRAETLHLLWRTREALRAVTALRPPEDEEDDADRADLEARIREVTGDFRDADLLFAEASRLDPEHFPEPVRMNAEDFRSVLDEVLASLPEPIRNAVEEVPVVVEPKPTPAMAEYAPHITPEILGLFVGTSLGEKASGGSGYADVVLLFQKNLEHAGTTSEEVAEEIRITLLHEYGHYLGFDEDAIEDLGLA; this is translated from the coding sequence ATGCCCTCTCCCTCGCGTCTGGACGAGCTGATGCGCGAGGGGGAAGAGGCGCTCGACGCGGGCGAGTTCGAGACCGCGCTCGAACGCTTCGAGGCCGTCCTCGCGGGAGACCCCGAGCACTGGGGGGCGGCCCTCGACCGCGCCGAGACCCTCCATCTCCTGTGGCGCACGCGCGAGGCGTTGCGTGCCGTCACGGCGCTCCGTCCTCCCGAGGATGAAGAGGACGACGCCGACCGCGCCGATCTCGAGGCCCGGATCCGCGAGGTCACCGGAGACTTCCGAGACGCGGATCTCCTCTTCGCGGAGGCCAGCCGCCTCGATCCCGAGCACTTTCCCGAGCCGGTGCGCATGAACGCCGAGGATTTTCGCTCCGTCCTGGACGAGGTGCTGGCCTCGCTTCCGGAGCCGATCCGGAACGCCGTGGAGGAGGTGCCCGTCGTCGTGGAGCCCAAGCCCACGCCCGCCATGGCGGAATACGCCCCCCACATCACGCCCGAGATCCTGGGACTCTTCGTGGGGACCTCGCTGGGTGAGAAGGCGAGCGGGGGATCGGGCTACGCCGACGTCGTGCTCCTCTTCCAGAAGAACCTCGAGCATGCCGGGACGACCTCCGAGGAGGTCGCGGAGGAGATCCGGATCACGCTCCTCCACGAATACGGCCACTATCTCGGCTTCGACGAGGACGCCATCGAGGACCTGGGGCTGGCCTAG
- a CDS encoding cytochrome c oxidase subunit 3 yields MAIAMEHHSHDPVPSQWPIITAIGAGLIPIGIIASTRGVKAGIAILLFGLLVTILGAGRWWAELLRDSFVGRDLLDADARLRTAMILFILSEAAIFASFFAAIIYARTHAKSWPPAGMPHFGLLLPAVNTGILLSSSVTCHLAHVAIERKNREGVVSALLLTIFLGAIFLCGQAYEYGVLNGEAFNIKSGIFGSTFFMLTGFHGLHVLMGIIFLNVVYGAVMRGRVTHEQQFPLKAASWYWHFVDAIWIGVFTIVYVL; encoded by the coding sequence ATGGCGATCGCGATGGAGCACCACTCCCACGACCCGGTCCCGAGCCAGTGGCCGATCATCACGGCCATCGGCGCGGGCCTCATCCCGATCGGCATCATCGCCTCGACGCGGGGGGTGAAGGCGGGCATCGCGATCCTCCTGTTCGGGCTCCTCGTCACGATCCTGGGCGCCGGGCGGTGGTGGGCCGAACTGCTCCGGGACAGCTTCGTGGGACGCGACCTCCTGGACGCCGACGCGCGGCTCCGAACGGCGATGATCCTCTTCATCCTCTCGGAGGCGGCGATCTTCGCCTCCTTCTTCGCCGCGATCATCTACGCGCGCACCCACGCGAAGAGCTGGCCGCCGGCGGGCATGCCGCACTTCGGGCTCCTGCTCCCGGCCGTGAACACCGGGATCCTCCTCTCCTCGTCGGTGACCTGCCATCTCGCGCACGTGGCGATCGAGCGGAAGAACCGGGAGGGCGTGGTCTCGGCGCTCCTGCTCACCATCTTCCTGGGCGCCATCTTCCTCTGCGGGCAGGCCTACGAGTACGGCGTGCTGAACGGCGAGGCCTTCAACATCAAGAGCGGGATCTTCGGCTCGACCTTCTTCATGCTGACGGGCTTCCACGGGCTGCACGTCCTGATGGGGATCATCTTCCTGAACGTGGTCTACGGCGCGGTGATGCGCGGCCGCGTGACGCACGAGCAGCAGTTCCCGCTGAAGGCGGCCTCCTGGTACTGGCACTTCGTGGACGCGATCTGGATCGGCGTCTTCACGATCGTGTACGTCCTGTGA
- a CDS encoding FlgD immunoglobulin-like domain containing protein, producing the protein MPRLLGRVRAALCVALCFAIAPLAVSRSQAQTAGLAVTLLWTATGDNGIVGQAAKYDLRYTATAVSGTDTLAWWNKAAVVNMSGHVPPPSGARDSVVIAGLVLGKKYFAVLRVADASGNWSGFSNMATIDLTKNVTGVDIAELGAPKLVIGAPYPSPTSGAAQIALTLARSGPLAAEVFDARGRLVRSLHSGAMEAGPHTLRWDGASESGQHAAAGVYWIRVAAPGIQKSVKLVVVR; encoded by the coding sequence ATGCCCCGCCTGCTCGGACGCGTCCGTGCCGCTTTGTGTGTCGCCCTCTGCTTCGCCATCGCACCGCTCGCCGTTTCCAGATCGCAGGCACAGACCGCCGGACTCGCCGTGACGCTCCTCTGGACCGCGACGGGAGACAACGGCATCGTCGGCCAGGCCGCCAAGTACGATCTTCGTTACACGGCGACCGCGGTCAGCGGCACCGACACGCTCGCCTGGTGGAACAAGGCGGCGGTCGTAAACATGAGCGGGCACGTTCCGCCCCCCTCGGGCGCGAGGGACTCGGTGGTGATCGCGGGCCTCGTGCTGGGGAAGAAGTACTTCGCGGTCCTCCGCGTCGCCGATGCCTCGGGGAACTGGAGCGGCTTCTCGAACATGGCCACCATCGACCTCACCAAGAACGTCACCGGGGTGGACATCGCGGAGCTGGGCGCGCCGAAACTCGTGATCGGCGCGCCCTATCCGTCTCCGACCTCCGGGGCGGCGCAGATCGCGCTCACGCTGGCCCGTTCCGGGCCCCTGGCGGCGGAGGTCTTCGACGCGCGCGGCCGGCTCGTTCGCTCGCTCCATTCCGGCGCCATGGAAGCGGGCCCGCACACGCTGCGCTGGGACGGAGCCTCCGAGAGCGGCCAGCACGCCGCCGCGGGCGTCTACTGGATCCGCGTCGCCGCCCCGGGTATCCAGAAGAGCGTGAAGCTGGTCGTCGTTCGCTGA
- a CDS encoding efflux RND transporter permease subunit, which produces MKLSEVSIQRPVLATVMSLAIILFGVISFSRLPVREYPDVDPPIVSITTFYRGASPSVVETEITDVLEEQLATLEGVKTIESSSREQGSSISVEFELSRNIEEATNDVRDKVSRVRGQLPAEADDPIVEKVDVNAQPIVWLALSSKRFSNLELSDVADRVLKERLQRLPGVGNIFLGGERRYAMRVWLDPGRMAAHGLTTQDVEAAVRRENAEIPAGRVEGTQREFAVRTRGDLVTAEEFGAIIVKQDGTETVRLDDVADVKVGAEDERTAVRWNGEPAVGLGVVKQSKASTIDVADAVRAALPQLQATLPEGMKLDVAYDSSTFIKDSIHEVSQTIFIAMFLVILVILFFLKTARATLIPAVAIPISIVGTFAVAYFMGFTINILTLLALVLAIGLVVDDAIVVLENIYRHMEMGKGRLRAAFDGSNEIGFAVLATTITLVAVFVPVSFLTGTVGRLFSEFGLSVAVAVLISGFVALTLTPMLSSRILKSSHDKAQGKLAQGIDRFLDAVNVQFSRSLRWFLGHRGVALGAAVLLLALIGGMFMLLPRELVPTEDRGVAFGIVIAPEGSTLEYTDGYMRQVESILLPLPERKGLFTATGLGFGGPGQVTNGFLFLGLKPRAERHKSQQQLVQELFPRLISIPGVLAFVINPPSIGGRFSSSPVEYVLQGEDYEQLAQGVGAMMGEASKLGYLLNLDTDLRLNKPQLDVSIDRERAAQLGVSVTDIGTTLETLLGGRTVSEFKRGTKQYDVIAQVSPQERSTPSTIDDIYIRGNGGLVQLANVVSIKETVAPKELNHYNRVRSATITASLPPGLPLGMALDALDKIAAEKLPAGMKHELAGQSREFRESSTSLYFLFGLAIVFIYLVLAAQFESFIHPLTILLAVPLAVAGALVSLFVFRQSLNIYSQIGLIMLIGLVTKNSILIVEYANQLRARGLSIVDAVAEAAQIRLRPILMTSLATIFGILPIAIGLGAGAEARRPLGIAVVGGMIFSTFLTLVLVPVVYTYLARFTKVPARGSPESAAPEEAPAPAREEEPMPAMATSRTRI; this is translated from the coding sequence ATGAAGCTCAGCGAAGTCTCGATCCAGCGTCCCGTCCTCGCCACGGTCATGAGCCTGGCGATCATCCTCTTCGGGGTGATCTCCTTCTCGCGGCTCCCGGTGCGCGAGTACCCCGACGTCGATCCGCCCATCGTCTCGATCACCACGTTCTACCGCGGCGCGAGCCCCAGCGTGGTGGAGACCGAGATCACCGACGTGCTCGAGGAGCAGCTCGCCACCCTGGAAGGGGTGAAGACGATCGAGTCCTCCAGCCGCGAGCAGGGCTCCTCGATCTCGGTCGAGTTCGAGCTCTCTCGGAACATCGAAGAGGCGACGAACGACGTGCGCGACAAGGTCTCGCGCGTCCGCGGACAGCTTCCGGCCGAGGCGGACGATCCGATCGTGGAGAAGGTGGACGTCAACGCCCAGCCCATCGTCTGGCTCGCCCTCTCCAGCAAGCGCTTCTCCAACCTCGAGCTGTCCGACGTCGCCGACCGCGTGCTCAAGGAGCGGCTGCAGCGCCTGCCGGGCGTCGGCAACATCTTCCTCGGCGGCGAGCGGCGCTACGCGATGCGCGTGTGGCTGGATCCGGGCCGCATGGCCGCGCACGGGCTCACGACGCAGGACGTCGAGGCGGCGGTGCGCCGGGAGAACGCCGAGATCCCCGCGGGCCGCGTCGAGGGGACGCAACGCGAGTTCGCCGTGCGGACGCGCGGCGACCTGGTCACCGCCGAGGAGTTCGGCGCGATCATCGTCAAGCAGGACGGAACCGAGACGGTCCGCCTCGACGACGTCGCCGACGTGAAGGTCGGGGCCGAGGACGAGCGGACCGCGGTGCGATGGAACGGCGAGCCGGCGGTCGGGCTCGGCGTCGTGAAGCAGTCGAAGGCGAGCACGATCGACGTGGCCGACGCGGTCCGCGCCGCCCTGCCGCAGCTCCAGGCCACGCTGCCCGAGGGGATGAAGCTCGACGTCGCCTACGACTCCTCCACGTTCATCAAGGACTCGATCCACGAGGTGTCGCAGACGATCTTCATCGCGATGTTCCTCGTGATCCTCGTGATCCTCTTCTTCCTGAAGACCGCGCGCGCGACGCTCATTCCCGCCGTGGCGATCCCGATCTCCATCGTCGGCACGTTCGCGGTCGCCTATTTCATGGGCTTCACGATCAACATCCTCACCCTGCTCGCGCTGGTGCTCGCGATCGGGCTGGTCGTGGACGACGCCATCGTCGTGCTGGAGAACATCTACCGGCACATGGAGATGGGGAAGGGGCGGCTGCGCGCCGCCTTCGACGGATCGAACGAGATCGGGTTCGCGGTGCTCGCAACCACGATCACGCTGGTCGCGGTGTTCGTGCCGGTTTCGTTCCTCACCGGCACGGTGGGCCGGCTCTTCAGCGAGTTCGGACTCTCGGTCGCGGTCGCGGTGCTGATCTCGGGGTTCGTCGCCCTGACGCTCACTCCGATGCTCTCCTCGCGAATTCTGAAGTCGTCGCATGACAAGGCACAGGGGAAGCTGGCGCAGGGGATCGACCGCTTCCTGGATGCCGTGAACGTCCAGTTCTCGCGCTCGCTTCGCTGGTTCCTGGGCCACCGCGGCGTGGCGCTCGGCGCGGCCGTGCTGCTCCTCGCCCTGATCGGCGGAATGTTCATGCTGCTGCCGCGCGAGCTGGTCCCGACCGAGGACCGGGGCGTGGCGTTCGGCATCGTGATCGCGCCGGAGGGCTCGACGCTCGAATACACCGACGGCTACATGCGGCAGGTGGAGTCGATCCTGCTCCCGCTGCCGGAGCGCAAGGGGCTCTTCACCGCGACGGGTCTCGGCTTCGGCGGCCCGGGGCAGGTCACGAACGGCTTCCTCTTCCTGGGACTGAAGCCCAGGGCCGAGCGGCACAAGTCGCAGCAGCAGCTGGTGCAAGAGCTCTTCCCGCGCCTGATTTCGATTCCGGGCGTGCTCGCCTTCGTCATCAACCCGCCCAGCATCGGCGGACGGTTCTCCTCATCGCCCGTCGAGTACGTGCTCCAGGGCGAGGACTACGAGCAGCTCGCCCAGGGGGTCGGGGCGATGATGGGGGAGGCCTCGAAGCTCGGCTACCTCCTGAACCTCGACACCGATCTGCGCCTGAACAAGCCGCAGCTCGACGTCTCGATCGACCGCGAGCGCGCCGCACAGCTCGGCGTCTCGGTGACCGACATCGGAACCACGCTCGAGACGCTCCTGGGCGGCCGCACGGTCAGCGAGTTCAAGCGCGGGACGAAGCAGTACGACGTGATCGCGCAGGTCTCGCCCCAGGAGCGCTCCACGCCCAGCACGATCGACGATATCTACATCCGCGGGAACGGCGGCCTGGTGCAGCTGGCCAACGTGGTCTCGATCAAGGAGACCGTCGCGCCCAAGGAGCTGAACCACTACAACCGGGTCCGCTCGGCCACGATCACGGCCAGCCTTCCGCCGGGGCTGCCGCTGGGCATGGCGCTCGACGCGCTCGACAAGATCGCCGCCGAGAAGCTGCCCGCCGGCATGAAGCACGAGCTGGCGGGGCAGTCGCGCGAGTTCCGCGAGTCGAGCACCAGCCTCTACTTCCTGTTCGGGCTCGCGATCGTGTTCATCTACCTGGTGCTCGCCGCACAGTTCGAGAGCTTCATCCATCCGCTCACGATCCTGCTCGCCGTGCCGCTCGCCGTCGCGGGGGCCCTGGTGTCGCTCTTCGTCTTCCGACAGAGCCTCAACATCTACTCGCAGATCGGACTCATCATGCTGATCGGTCTCGTGACCAAGAACTCGATCCTGATCGTGGAGTACGCGAACCAGCTTCGCGCGCGAGGCCTCTCGATCGTGGATGCGGTCGCGGAGGCGGCGCAGATCCGGCTCCGCCCGATCCTCATGACTTCACTGGCGACGATCTTCGGCATCCTCCCGATCGCGATCGGGCTCGGAGCGGGGGCGGAGGCCCGGCGTCCGCTGGGGATCGCGGTGGTGGGCGGGATGATCTTCTCCACGTTCCTCACGCTGGTGCTGGTGCCGGTGGTCTACACCTATCTCGCCCGCTTCACGAAGGTGCCCGCGCGCGGGTCGCCGGAGAGCGCCGCTCCCGAAGAGGCGCCGGCTCCGGCACGCGAGGAAGAGCCGATGCCCGCCATGGCCACGAGCCGCACGCGAATCTGA